Proteins encoded together in one Penicillium digitatum chromosome 1, complete sequence window:
- a CDS encoding Plasma membrane stress response protein (Ist2), putative, translated as MSWLAGYGSSGETDYDNLGVDWVLQYEFGDIDPAQAITEFQMLIHDLSEAGLRVQVRHGHGEALLVCIRIPRDHLGNLVHQSRIKDWLFGITHTLPDGDETAVADADTPSEEIRSVYHAVTWQKKLGGAGITPGFGKWKNVTASFPLHDQEACAEMLRQWNRKTVLTTSDLDAIRALFGEKVAFYYAFIQCYSLFLVVPAGLGIFGWLYLGPYSIVYGTALSACCVVFVEYWKVREADLSQRWGVKGVGQLKVNRKQYVWEKEVTDPISGQVKQVFPGWKQFTRQLLLVPFASVASVALGALIIVSFALEVFISEVYDGPFKEYLEFIPTVLFSLSLPAITSFLTSIATRLTDYENYRTQDQYDLAQTQKSFVMNFITSFLPTILTAYVYVPFGKQIVPHLDILRRTGFKADLVSGQKEFEVDTSRFQQEVIYLSMAAQVLNFGEEVVLPYVKHVLRQKWQNYRDRKAEDSHKRKHSLATSLFLVDSPEEVAFMTRLRSEAGAEEYHVEEDIMEMCVQFGYLALFGVAWPLVPLGFLLNSWLELRGDFFKLTLECQRPPPIRSDSIGPCLLGLDFLAWLGTLSTAAIVHVYRGSISEVRFSSLLLTLFVAEQVYLGMRFTASTALEKIFSDTIRREEASRYSVRKDYLAASLTRNSSPSSGSQGSPNSRPRPRVRFNERVNVYSSNKKDPSTDGASSPNKEEPWNDVLRGSDREAQFWGAYSGDMADAGVKLIRALSTPKAGYGGKSSKEV; from the exons ATGTCTTGGCTCGCGGGGTATGGCAGTAGTGGTGAAACTGATTACGATAATCTAGGCGTCGATTGGGTACTACAATATGAGTTTGGAGACATTG ATCCAGCTCAAGCTATCACAGAGTTTCAAATGCTCATCCACGACCTGAGCGAGGCGGGTCTGCGGGTTCAGGTTCGTCACGGCCATGGTGAAGCGCTATTGGTCTGCATTCGGATTCCCCGGGATCATCTTGGAAATTTAGTACACCAGTCAAG AATTAAAGATTGGCTGTTTGGAATTACGCATACCTTACCGGATGGCGATGAAACAGCTGTCGCCGACGCCGATACCCCATCCGAAGAGATCCGCTCGGTATACCACGCCGTCACCTGGCAAAAGAAATTAGGAGGCGCGGGAATTACGCCAGGGTTTGGAAAATGGAAGAACGTCACGGCCTCATTTCCACTGCATGACCAAGAGGCCTGTGCGGAAATGCTTCGTCAATGGAATCGAAAAACTGTCTTGACCACCAGCGATCTGGATGCGATTCGAGCCTTGTTTGGCGAAAAG GTCGCGTTTTACTACGCTTTTATACAATGCTATTCGCTATTCCTTGTGGTGCCTGCAGGACTGGGCATTTTTGGATGGCTATATCTAGGCCCATATTCCATCGTATATGGAACCGCACTGAGCGCCTGTTGCGTTGTGTTCGTGGAGTACTGGAAGGTACGGGAGGCAGATTTAAGTCAGAGGTGGGGTGTCAAAGGCGTTGGACAACTAAAGGTCAATCGCAAGCAGTATGTGTGGGAGAAAGAGGTCACGGACCCCATCAGTGGTCAAGTGAAACAGGTCTTCCCAGGTTGGAAGCAGTTCACTCGCCAGCTGCTGTTGGTTCCATTTGCTTCTGTTGCGAGTGTGGCCCTCGGGGCATTGATTATTGTCTCCTTCGCATTGGAGGTTTTCATATCAGAAGTGTACGACGGTCCATTCAAGGAGTATCTAGAATTCATACCGACTGTCCTGTTTTCGTTATCCTTGCCCGCCATTACCTCGTTTCTAACAAGCATCGCAACCCGCTTGACCGACTACGAAAACTATCGAACGCAGGATCAATACGATCTTGCGCAGACTCAAAAGAGCTTCGTCATGAATTTCATCACCTCTTTCCTCCCCACGATATTGACTGCCTATGTCTATGTTCCCTTCGGCAAACAAATCGTCCCACACCTTGACATCCTCCGAAGAACGGGGTTCAAGGCCGACTTGGTCAGTGGGCAGAAGGAATTCGAGGTTGATACAAGCCGATTCCAGCAAGAGGTGATCTATCTATCCATGGCGGCTCAAGTACTTAACTTCGGTGAGGAGGTCGTTCTACCGTATGTGAAGCATGTTCTGAGGCAGAAGTGGCAAAACTATCGCGATCGCAAGGCGGAAGATAGCCACAAGCGGAAGCACTCCCTAGCGACTAGCCTCTTCTTAGTTGACTCACCAGAGGAAGTGGCATTCATGACAAGACTACGCAGCGAGGCCGGCGCAGAGGAATACCATGTGGAAGAGGATATCATGGAGATGTGTGTGCAGTTTGGCTATCTCGCATTATTTGGAGTTGCCTGGCCACTAGTGccgctcggcttcctgctAAATAGCTGGCTGGAGCTACGAGGGGACTTCTTCAAGCTCACGCTGGAGTGCCAACGACCACCCCCAATTCGGTCGGACTCGATCGGTCCATGTCTACTGGGGTTGGATTTTTTAGCCTGGCTAGGAACTCTATCTACAGCGGCCATTGTGCATGTCTACCGGGGTTCCATTTCCGAGGTGCGGTTTTCCTCGCTTCTCTTGACGTTGTTCGTCGCCGAACAGGTCTATCTGGGGATGCGATTCACTGCCTCTACAGCCCTCGAGAAGATCTTTTCCGACACAATTAGAAGAGAAGAGGCTAGTCGGTATTCTGTGCGCAAGGATTATCTTGCTGCTAGTCTGACGAGAAACTCTTCCCCCAGTTCTGGCTCCCAGGGCTCGCCGAACAGTCGGCCCCGTCCCCGGGTGCGTTTCAACGAACGAGTTAATGTATACAGCTCAAACAAAAAAGACCCGTCAACCGACGGCGCTTCGTCACCAAACAAAGAGGAGCCGTGGAATGACGTTCTTCGTGGATCCGACCGTGAGGCCCAGTTCTGGGGTGCATATTCAGGGGACATGGCAGACGCAGGCGTCAAGCTAATTCGCGCATTAAGCACGCCGAAAGCAGGGTATGGGGGTAAATCTTCTAAAGAGGTGTAA